One Desulfuromonas sp. DNA window includes the following coding sequences:
- a CDS encoding decaprenyl-phosphate phosphoribosyltransferase: protein MKQNAYYRILRPHQWLKNLLLLFPPFLGGTLTGVTALPILLALGSFSAAASMVYVLNDLTDIESDRNHPRKKFRPLASGELSGKAAVILALLLGLVAFACATQLSIKFVIIIISYIVVSLAYSWRLKNIPLVELFCVVSGFLLRLMAGGEAFGVTVSDWLFLSVFLLALFLVSGKRLSELRHEGGESSYRIRPVLADYPQGFLEGAMLVSGAAVLVTYTLYVIGHQRSIWVIPICCFGLLAFFRRVLSGRGGDPTHALLRDPMLFLSGLSWVVFVAWEIYGQLWK from the coding sequence ATGAAACAAAATGCCTACTACAGAATTTTACGTCCACACCAGTGGTTGAAAAACCTTCTCTTACTGTTCCCACCTTTTCTAGGCGGAACCCTTACCGGAGTAACAGCGCTACCCATACTTCTGGCTCTTGGCAGTTTCTCGGCTGCGGCCAGTATGGTCTATGTGCTTAATGACCTGACCGATATTGAGTCCGATCGGAACCATCCACGTAAAAAGTTTCGACCACTTGCCTCCGGTGAGCTTTCCGGTAAAGCTGCCGTCATACTCGCCTTGCTGTTGGGACTGGTTGCATTTGCTTGCGCCACTCAACTGTCAATAAAATTTGTCATTATCATTATCAGCTACATAGTTGTTTCCCTGGCCTATTCATGGCGTTTAAAAAATATACCGTTGGTCGAACTTTTCTGTGTTGTCAGCGGTTTCCTGTTACGACTCATGGCTGGTGGTGAGGCTTTCGGAGTGACGGTCTCAGACTGGCTTTTCCTGAGCGTTTTCCTTCTGGCCCTGTTCCTGGTGTCAGGTAAGCGTTTAAGTGAACTGCGTCACGAGGGAGGAGAGTCGTCTTACCGGATCAGGCCAGTTCTCGCTGACTATCCTCAAGGTTTTCTTGAAGGAGCGATGCTGGTTTCCGGAGCAGCGGTTCTGGTGACCTACACCCTGTATGTGATTGGTCATCAGAGAAGTATCTGGGTCATTCCAATATGCTGTTTCGGACTACTTGCTTTTTTCCGGAGGGTTCTGTCCGGTCGGGGGGGCGACCCGACCCACGCTTTACTGCGTGACCCGATGCTCTTTCTCTCCGGCTTATCCTGGGTTGTTTTT